GTCATGATTGTCCGTGACTAGACGTGCAACTTGGCAAAAACGTCAACCGCATCTCCCAGAACCATCTGCGCCCCTTCCGGCAAAGCAATCCGTTCGCGGTTGACGGCCACAATCGTTGCATCCGGTTGTGCATAGCCAATTAACCCGGCAAATGGATACACGACAAAACTTGTTCCCACAACGATCAGCAAGTCCGCCTGGGCAATGGCATTAATCGCCGCACTCACCGTATCCGGATTAATCGGCTCACCGTATAAGACAATATCCGGCCGTAAGATACCACCGTCTGCCGCATGTACGTCATTTTTCAAATACGTCCGATAGTCAAATTGCTTGCGACAGATTTGACAGTAAATCCGATAAAGATTGCCATGGAACTCAACCACATGCTTGGCGCCAGCTTTGCGATCGAGTCCGTCAACATTTTGTGTGACAATCGTGCCTTTTTGGTTGGTAATCGCCGCCATTTTTTCATGAATGACATTCGGCTTGGCATCGGGATAATACATGTTCTCGACGACAAATTTATGAAAGTCCTCGTGATGGGCCTGCAGATTATCAATCGATAACGCATACTCTGGGTCAACCTTGTCGGCATATAAGCCGCCTTTTGATCGATAATCCGGAATTCCCGAAGCTGTCGAAACGCCTGCGCCGGTCATAAACGTGACCCGTTTTGCTTGATCAATCGCGGTTTGCAAATCAAACATCGTTTCCATCTCCTAACACGCTGAACAGCGCAACATCCTTAACGAAAAATTCACCTCACACCAGGCAAAACGTTTAGCTTGCCCGCCAGTCACCAATCAGTGACACGGCCACTGTCGCGCTGGCTGATTCGTAACAAGTTGATCACCCCGCGCGTAAAAGGTGTAATATTATTTATAAGAAACATTGTAGAAAGGGGTCTTAATACCATGAAGTCCTTTCGGTGGTCGCACTTTTTTAGTTATTTGTTTATGATCCTAGTCCTCATTTTCTTCCTCTTCGTCTTCTACCAGGTTGTGATGCTTGGTATTCAGTCCGTGACTAACGGCTTCTTCATTAATTTTGGCCGGCATTAACGGATGGTAAAATCGAGACCATACTTCGTCAGAACGCTGTCTAGCGGCTGTTGATACAGCTGTTGGAAAGCTTCTGGCGTTGTTTCTTTTTCAGGCAGTGGCAGCACAAACGCATTTTGGTCATCGCTGCGCCCCATTGCGACATAGGCAGGTTGTTTCGTGTCCCGATCGCGGTAGCTGCTGTGTTTGATGAAGTAAACCTGATCTAGTGTGAGCCGCAGTTGTCGCTTCGACAAAACCGGCGACACCGTGGCAAATTCATGGTCATTGGTCGGCTGGTAGCCTAACTTCTCAATTTGGGCATCGAAACGCTCAAACAGGTGCACAATCGCCCGGCGCAAGCCAAATGGTGTGACAAGTTTCTGTTCGTCTAGTAATCCGAACAGTTCTTGGGCATACGGCAACGCTTGTGGATACGCGCTTGCCAGCTCATCGGGTAGCTGCCCGTCCAAAAAGCCTAAAAGATCCAGCAACGACAGAATACGGTAAATCACCAGCTGATCATCAGCTTCGGCTGGCACATTCTGCTTGAAGCCTGCCAACACCTGCGCAACCACCTTGTCTGTCAGCAAGCCATGTTCCCGCTGCCAAGCAACCACCAGCATATGCACCGCAGCGTTATACAAGGCTGTACTGGTGGCATAAAGCTGGTCATCCACTTGCGGATCACCGCTCAATAAATGAAATTGCAACTGAGGATACCCTTTCATCTGAAACAATAAGTGAAGGAGTTCGTGACTTAACGTGTACGCCACATTCGTTGTATCGGTCACAACCACCTCTAGCGTACCATCTTTTTTCAGGCGCTGATGGCTTTGATCATGGGTCAGCACGTCGCTTGCTTCACCGTTAATCGCCACTTCCAGTGGGTGATCGTAGTGATTTTTAACTTCATCAAGTAATGCCTGGACATCTTTTTGCATGTTTATTCAAAGCTCCTTGTTATGGCTCAATTCGATCTGCTTGATCTGCTTGTGGCAATAAAAATATTTTTAATCCGAAATTGGCTTTCGTAATTTCAATCTACTATCATAAAGGTAGCGATAAAAGGGAGGAAATTCAAATGAAACTATCCGTTCCGCTTGTCAATGGGATGCTGGCTGATCGTTATGGCAAGTATGCCACTGGCGCCGATGTCAAAAATGGCTATCCGATCACGAGCTTTCCATTTACCATTGAAGATGCTCCGGAAGGCACTGTCAGTTTCGCACTTTGGCTCCTCGACTATGACGCGGTTCCAGTCGGCGGACTGCCGTGGATTCACTGGAATGCGGCAAACATTCCTGCCAATGTCACGTCGATCCCGGTTGGCGCGAGTCACAGCGATCAGATTCCAATGGTTGAAGGCAAAAATGCTTCTGCAGGCCACTTGGTTGGTAACACTGATCCATTTACCCAGCAGGGCTATGTAGGGCCACAGCCGCCAGACAAGAATCATGATTATACGTTGATGATTTTTGCTTTAGACACCAAGTTACCACTGCAACCCGGCTTCTGGTTGAATGAAGCCCGCCATGCGATGAAAGGTCATGTTTTGGCCAAAGCCGAAATTGACTTGCCGTCACGGGTTTAATTGCAACATTAAGACAGATACCAAAAGAGACTGGGTCATAATTTTGTGCGAACGTTCATAGGTTAGTAAATCCCGAACCATCAAAAAATTTAGGGCAATAAGTTCCTTGTTGTGCCAAACTCCGCAATCTCCGGCGGGCTCGGGGGCTGGCGACCGCGAAGCTAGAGTGGTGGGCACGACTTTGAGCCTCTGCAAACCCGGCTGAGTCTCAAAGCTCGGCCTTGTACTACGCTGGGAAGACCGCCCAGCTAGTACAATTTCACCACTGAGCCCCATCTGGCCTACGATTGCTCCGCTTTGGCACTCAGAGCTTAAATAACTCTAGCGCATTACCCTAGGGAAACAAAAAGCGAACATACACTCCAATTATTGAAGGATATGTTCGCTTTTTATTATAGCTATGAATTATGATTCAGCCTCTTAACGAGTGAATACTAGCAAATTACGCCATTTTCACCCGCCGTCACCAGTATTCATCCACAACGCACCGGCGCCGACTGCCGCCAGCAGACCGATGCCGATGATGCCGACTAACGCAAATTTGAAAATGGCAAAGCCGCCGAGTGCAAAGAGTGCCAGGCTGATAAATGGATGGCGCAAACTCGCACCTAACAGTTTAATTACTAAGAACAAGATAATGATCACCGCGACAATGGCACCAATTGTGATGGCGCCTGTCAACGTGTGGCTGCTTTGGCCAGTTTGATCACTGACCAAGATATTAGGCAACATGAGGCCACCTCGTTTCTAACTTACCAAGTTGCGGTTATTAAAACTGACTCCGAATCCACTGGGCAATACCGTTAAAGAAACTAACGATGCCATCCCAGATTTTCTGCAGGAAATTCCGGTTTTCTTCAGTGTTTAGGCTTTTATTGAGCTTATCAAACAGCCCTTTTGCCGAATTTTGAATTGAATTGGCTAATTTGCTTGCCTGTGCCTTGAAATCGGTATTCTTTAAGGAACCGGCTTTTTGCACATTCACCAGCAAGTTAATAATCAATTGACGTTGGTTATTGTTGATGATGGTCGTTAAATTATTCTGCTTAAGCTGGCTGTCCACAATATTGCCGA
Above is a window of Lacticaseibacillus casei DSM 20011 = JCM 1134 = ATCC 393 DNA encoding:
- a CDS encoding YbhB/YbcL family Raf kinase inhibitor-like protein codes for the protein MKLSVPLVNGMLADRYGKYATGADVKNGYPITSFPFTIEDAPEGTVSFALWLLDYDAVPVGGLPWIHWNAANIPANVTSIPVGASHSDQIPMVEGKNASAGHLVGNTDPFTQQGYVGPQPPDKNHDYTLMIFALDTKLPLQPGFWLNEARHAMKGHVLAKAEIDLPSRV
- a CDS encoding NAD-dependent protein deacylase; this encodes MFDLQTAIDQAKRVTFMTGAGVSTASGIPDYRSKGGLYADKVDPEYALSIDNLQAHHEDFHKFVVENMYYPDAKPNVIHEKMAAITNQKGTIVTQNVDGLDRKAGAKHVVEFHGNLYRIYCQICRKQFDYRTYLKNDVHAADGGILRPDIVLYGEPINPDTVSAAINAIAQADLLIVVGTSFVVYPFAGLIGYAQPDATIVAVNRERIALPEGAQMVLGDAVDVFAKLHV